The following coding sequences are from one Eucalyptus grandis isolate ANBG69807.140 chromosome 11, ASM1654582v1, whole genome shotgun sequence window:
- the LOC104426072 gene encoding NDR1/HIN1-like protein 3 yields MAEKQPHLNGAYYGPAVPPKKNSYHRPGRGGGCVCGCGCCLLKLIFNLVLTVVVAVGLLALIFWLIFRPNLVKFHVTDAELTQFNFTATNTLSYDLKLNLTIRNPNRRIGIYYDSIEVRALYEGQRVASNYLTPFYQGHKNTTTLSTAFQGQQVVQLSTSEQSDFNSEQTAGVYDIDMKLYLRVRFKLGKIKTFRIKPRVKCGLKVPLSSSGSAATTTFQTEKCDIDWRIFR; encoded by the coding sequence ATGGCGGAGAAGCAACCCCACCTCAACGGCGCCTACTACGGCCCCGCCGTGCCCCCCAAGAAGAACTCCTACCACCGCCCCGGCCGCGGCGGGGGCTGCGTctgcggctgcggctgctgCCTCCTCAAGCTCATCTTCAACCTCGTCCTCACCGTGGTGGTCGCCGTCGGTCTCCTCGCCCTCATCTTCTGGCTCATCTTCCGCCCCAACCTCGTCAAGTTCCACGTCACCGACGCGGAGCTCACCCAGTTCAACTTCACCGCCACCAACACCCTCAGCTACGACCTCAAGCTCAACCTCACCATCCGGAACCCGAACCGCCGCATCGGGATCTACTACGACTCGATCGAGGTGCGGGCATTATATGAGGGCCAGCGCGTCGCCTCCAATTACCTGACTCCATTCTACCAGGGCCACAAGAACACGACCACGCTCAGCACGGCGTTCCAGGGCCAGCAGGTGGTGCAGCTCAGCACGAGCGAGCAATCCGATTTCAACTCTGAGCAGACGGCTGGCGTCTACGACATCGATATGAAGCTGTACCTGAGGGTGCGGTTCAAGCTCGGCAAGATCAAGACGTTCCGCATCAAGCCGAGGGTCAAGTGCGGGTTGAAGGTCCCTCTGAGCTCGTCGGGGTCAGCTGCCACCACCACCTTCCAGACCGAGAAGTGCGACATCGACTGGAGGATCTTTAGATGA
- the LOC104426071 gene encoding NDR1/HIN1-like protein 3 yields MAEKQPHLNGAYYGPAVPPKQNSYHRPGRGGGCVCGCGCCLLKLIFNLVLTVVVAVGLLALIFWLIFRPNLVKFHVTDAELTQFNFTATNTLSYDLKLNLTIRNPNRRIGIYYDSIEVRALYEGQRLASDYLTPFYQGHKNTTTLSPAFQGQKLVQLSTSEQSDFNSEQTAGVYDIDMKLYLRVRFKLGKIKTFRIKPRVKCGLKVPLSSSGSAATATFQTEKCDIDWRIFR; encoded by the coding sequence ATGGCGGAGAAGCAACCCCACCTCAACGGCGCCTACTACGGCCCCGCCGTGCCCCCCAAGCAGAACTCCTACCACCGCCCCGGCCGCGGCGGGGGCTGCGTctgcggctgcggctgctgCCTCCTCAAGCTCATCTTCAACCTCGTCCTCACCGTGGTGGTCGCCGTCGGTCTCCTCGCCCTCATCTTCTGGCTCATCTTCCGCCCCAACCTCGTCAAGTTCCACGTCACCGACGCGGAGCTCACCCAGTTCAACTTCACCGCCACCAACACCCTCAGCTACGACCTCAAGCTCAACCTCACCATCCGGAACCCGAACCGCCGCATCGGGATCTACTACGACTCGATCGAGGTGCGGGCATTATATGAGGGCCAGCGCCTCGCCTCCGATTACCTGACTCCATTCTACCAGGGCCACAAGAACACGACCACGCTCAGCCCGGCTTTCCAGGGCCAGAAGCTGGTGCAGCTCAGCACGAGCGAGCAATCCGATTTCAACTCTGAGCAGACGGCTGGCGTCTACGACATCGATATGAAGCTGTACCTGAGGGTGCGGTTCAAGCTCGGCAAGATCAAGACGTTCCGCATCAAGCCGAGGGTCAAGTGCGGGTTGAAGGTCCCCCTGAGCTCGTCGGGGTCAGCTGCCACCGCCACCTTCCAGACCGAGAAGTGCGACATCGACTGGAGGATCTTTAGATGA